From a single Equus asinus isolate D_3611 breed Donkey chromosome 2, EquAss-T2T_v2, whole genome shotgun sequence genomic region:
- the CCPG1 gene encoding cell cycle progression protein 1 isoform X5 — MRIHMTSKMSENSSDSDSSCGWTVINHEGSDIEMVNSEHGTASDSSEPTPERSSLEQEELQVLQLEQGESSQNGTVLMGETAYPALEEMKSALEGEEEKLPEDNVYFGTVSDDSDIVTLEPPKLEEIGNQEEALIVKEAQSPEDFNMGSSSSSQYTFCHPETERWWEKLWKIPECIRGWDDQLKHHVPSQLAFQVFSSQPSDDESSSDETSHQPSPAFRRRRARKKTVSSSESEEQLLPEQETEPSKELYKRQFSSGLNKCVILALVIAISMGFGHFYGKHGGDKGEGTIQIQKRQQLVRKMHEDELNDMKDYLSQCQQEQESFIDYKSLKENLARCWTLTEAEKMTFETQKKNLDTENQYLRISLEKEEKALSSLQEELRKLREQIRILEDKGTSTELVTENQKLKQHLEEEKLKTHSFLNQRETLLAEAKMLRRELERERLITTALRVELQQLSSSQSYGNTDSPDILTEKKEIEILRERLTELERKLNFEQQRSDLWEKLYIEAKDQNGKQKTDGKKKGSRGNHKAKNKSKETFLGSVKETFDAMKNSTKEFVRHHKEKIKQAKEAVKENLKKFSDSVKSTFRHFKDTTKNIFDEKGNKRFGATKEPAAKKPTTVFSEYLHPQYKARTQNQRSRGPTTHREGRKEKPVHFEEFGKNTNSQKCSAEHDCRENSFRKACSSVFECAQQESINLFNIKLLNPVRIDEFRQLVERYLLEKLDSFHHWKELDQFINKFFLNGVFIHDQKLFTDFVNDVKDYLKDMKDYQVDNDGVFEKLDGYIYRHFFGHTFPPPYGPSRPDKKQRMVNIENSRHRKQEQKHPQPQPYKREEPVDL; from the exons acTTCAAAAATGTCTGAAAATTCCAGTGACAGTGATTCATCTTGTGGTTGGACTGTCATCAATCATGAG GGGTCTGATATTGAGATGGTGAACTCTGAACATGGTACAGCCAGTGACAGTTCTGAGCCCACCCCAGAACGTTCATCTTTAGAGCAAGAGGAGCTACAAGTATTGCAGTTAGAGCAGGGAG AGAGCAGCCAAAATGGCACAGTGTTAATGGGAGAAACTGCTTATCCAGCTTTGGAGGAAATGAAGTCAGCACTTGAG ggagaggaagaaaagttaCCTGAAGACAATGTCTATTTTGGAACTGTCAGTGATGATTCTGATATTGTTACCCTTGAGCCACCTAAGTTAGAAGAAATTGGAAATCAAGAAGAAGCTCTAATTGTTAAAGAAGCACAGAGTCCAGAAGATTTTAATATGGGCTCTTCCTCCAGCAGCCAGTATACATTCTGTCATCCAGAAACTG AAAGGTGGTGGGAGAAGCTGTGGAAGATTCCTGAATGCATAAGGGGATGGGATGATCAGCTGAAACACCATGTTCCTAGCCAACTCGCTTTCCAAG tattttcatCTCAGCCTAGCGATGACGAATCAAGTAGTGATGAAACCAGTCATCAGCCCAGTCCCGCCTTTAGACGTCGCCGTGCTAGGAAGAAGACTGTTTCTAGTTCAGAATCTGAAGAACAGCTGCTTCCTGAACAAGAAACTGAACCCTCTAAGGAGCTATATAAACGCCAATTCAGTAGTGGTCTCAATAAATGTGTTATACTTGCTTTGGTGATTGCAATCAGCATGGGATTTGGACATTTCTATG gTAAACATGGAGGTGACAAAGGAGAAG gcACAATACAGATTCAGAAGCGTCAGCAGTTAGTGAGAAAGATGCATGAAGATGAATTGAATGATATGAAGGATTATCTTTCCCAGTGTCAGCAGGAACAAGAGTCTTTTATAGATTATAAG tCATTGAAGGAAAACCTTGCAAGGTGTTGGACCCTTACTGAAGCAGAGAAGATGACCTTTGAAACTCAGAAAAAGAACCTTGATACAGAAAATCAGTATTTAAGAATATctctggagaaggaagaaaaagcctTATCTTCATTGCAGGAAGAGTTAAGGAAACTAAGGGAACAGATTAGGATATTGGAAGATAAAGGGACAAGTACAGAATTAGTTACAGAAAATCAGAAACTTAAGCAGCATTTGgaagaagaaaagctgaaaacaCATAGCTTCCTTAATCAGAGGGAGACTCTTTTGGCAGAAGCAAAGATGCTAAGGAGGGAACTGGAGAGAGAACGACTAATAACCACGGCTTTAAGGGTGGAACTCCAGCAGTTAAGCTCTAGTCAGTCATATGGCAACACAGACTCTCCTGATATATTgactgaaaaaaaggaaatagaaatcttACGAGAAAGACTCACTGAGTTGGAGCGGAAGCTAAACTTTGAACAGCAGCGTTCTGATTTGTGGGAAAAACTGTATATTGAGGCaaaagatcaaaatggaaaacaaaaaactgatggaaaaaagaaaggcagcaGAGGAAACCACAAGGCTAAAAATAAGtcaaaggaaacatttttggGTTCAGTTAAGGAAACATTTGATGCCATGAAGAATTCTACCAAGGAGTTTGTGAGGCatcataaagaaaaaatcaaacaggCTAAAGAAGCTgtgaaagaaaatctgaaaaaattctCAGATTCAGTTAAATCCACTTTCAGGCATTTCAAAGATACCACCAAGAATATCTTTGATGAAAAGGGCAATAAAAGATTTGGTGCTACAAAAGAACCAGCAGCTAAAAAACCAACAACAGTTTTTAGTGAATATTTACATCCACAGTATAAGGCACGTACACAAAACCAGAGGAGTAGAGGCCCTACTAcgcacagagaaggaaggaaagaaaaaccagtTCACTTTgaagaatttggaaaaaatacaaattcacaGAAATGCAGTGCTGAGCATGACTGTAGAGAAAACTCTTTCAGAAAGGCTTGTTCTAGTGTATTTGAATGTGCTCAACAGGAATCcattaatctttttaatattaaacTCTTGAATCCTGTAAGGATAGATGAATTTAGACAGTTAGTTGAAAGGTATTTATTAGAAAAACTGGATAGTTTTCATCATTGGAAAGAACTTGATCAATTCATCAATAAGTTTTTCCTAAATGGTGTCTTCATACATGATCAGAAGCTCTTCACTGACTTTGTTAATGATGTTAAAGATTATCTTAAAGACATGAAGGACTATCAAGTAGATAATGATGGAGTGTTTGAGAAGTTGGatggatatatatatagacacTTCTTTGGTCACACTTTTCCCCCTCCATATGGACCCAG TCGACCAGATAAAAAGCAACGTATGGTAAATATTGAAAACTCCAGGCATCGAAAACAAGAGCAGAAGCACCCTCAGCCACAACCTTATAAAAGGGAAG AGCCCGTTGACTTGTGA
- the CCPG1 gene encoding cell cycle progression protein 1 isoform X3 yields the protein MSENSSDSDSSCGWTVINHEGSDIEMVNSEHGTASDSSEPTPERSSLEQEELQVLQLEQGESSQNGTVLMGETAYPALEEMKSALEGEEEKLPEDNVYFGTVSDDSDIVTLEPPKLEEIGNQEEALIVKEAQSPEDFNMGSSSSSQYTFCHPETERWWEKLWKIPECIRGWDDQLKHHVPSQLAFQVFSSQPSDDESSSDETSHQPSPAFRRRRARKKTVSSSESEEQLLPEQETEPSKELYKRQFSSGLNKCVILALVIAISMGFGHFYGTIQIQKRQQLVRKMHEDELNDMKDYLSQCQQEQESFIDYKSLKENLARCWTLTEAEKMTFETQKKNLDTENQYLRISLEKEEKALSSLQEELRKLREQIRILEDKGTSTELVTENQKLKQHLEEEKLKTHSFLNQRETLLAEAKMLRRELERERLITTALRVELQQLSSSQSYGNTDSPDILTEKKEIEILRERLTELERKLNFEQQRSDLWEKLYIEAKDQNGKQKTDGKKKGSRGNHKAKNKSKETFLGSVKETFDAMKNSTKEFVRHHKEKIKQAKEAVKENLKKFSDSVKSTFRHFKDTTKNIFDEKGNKRFGATKEPAAKKPTTVFSEYLHPQYKARTQNQRSRGPTTHREGRKEKPVHFEEFGKNTNSQKCSAEHDCRENSFRKACSSVFECAQQESINLFNIKLLNPVRIDEFRQLVERYLLEKLDSFHHWKELDQFINKFFLNGVFIHDQKLFTDFVNDVKDYLKDMKDYQVDNDGVFEKLDGYIYRHFFGHTFPPPYGPSRPDKKQRMVNIENSRHRKQEQKHPQPQPYKREGKWHKYGRNNGRHMANLEIELGQLPFDPKY from the exons ATGTCTGAAAATTCCAGTGACAGTGATTCATCTTGTGGTTGGACTGTCATCAATCATGAG GGGTCTGATATTGAGATGGTGAACTCTGAACATGGTACAGCCAGTGACAGTTCTGAGCCCACCCCAGAACGTTCATCTTTAGAGCAAGAGGAGCTACAAGTATTGCAGTTAGAGCAGGGAG AGAGCAGCCAAAATGGCACAGTGTTAATGGGAGAAACTGCTTATCCAGCTTTGGAGGAAATGAAGTCAGCACTTGAG ggagaggaagaaaagttaCCTGAAGACAATGTCTATTTTGGAACTGTCAGTGATGATTCTGATATTGTTACCCTTGAGCCACCTAAGTTAGAAGAAATTGGAAATCAAGAAGAAGCTCTAATTGTTAAAGAAGCACAGAGTCCAGAAGATTTTAATATGGGCTCTTCCTCCAGCAGCCAGTATACATTCTGTCATCCAGAAACTG AAAGGTGGTGGGAGAAGCTGTGGAAGATTCCTGAATGCATAAGGGGATGGGATGATCAGCTGAAACACCATGTTCCTAGCCAACTCGCTTTCCAAG tattttcatCTCAGCCTAGCGATGACGAATCAAGTAGTGATGAAACCAGTCATCAGCCCAGTCCCGCCTTTAGACGTCGCCGTGCTAGGAAGAAGACTGTTTCTAGTTCAGAATCTGAAGAACAGCTGCTTCCTGAACAAGAAACTGAACCCTCTAAGGAGCTATATAAACGCCAATTCAGTAGTGGTCTCAATAAATGTGTTATACTTGCTTTGGTGATTGCAATCAGCATGGGATTTGGACATTTCTATG gcACAATACAGATTCAGAAGCGTCAGCAGTTAGTGAGAAAGATGCATGAAGATGAATTGAATGATATGAAGGATTATCTTTCCCAGTGTCAGCAGGAACAAGAGTCTTTTATAGATTATAAG tCATTGAAGGAAAACCTTGCAAGGTGTTGGACCCTTACTGAAGCAGAGAAGATGACCTTTGAAACTCAGAAAAAGAACCTTGATACAGAAAATCAGTATTTAAGAATATctctggagaaggaagaaaaagcctTATCTTCATTGCAGGAAGAGTTAAGGAAACTAAGGGAACAGATTAGGATATTGGAAGATAAAGGGACAAGTACAGAATTAGTTACAGAAAATCAGAAACTTAAGCAGCATTTGgaagaagaaaagctgaaaacaCATAGCTTCCTTAATCAGAGGGAGACTCTTTTGGCAGAAGCAAAGATGCTAAGGAGGGAACTGGAGAGAGAACGACTAATAACCACGGCTTTAAGGGTGGAACTCCAGCAGTTAAGCTCTAGTCAGTCATATGGCAACACAGACTCTCCTGATATATTgactgaaaaaaaggaaatagaaatcttACGAGAAAGACTCACTGAGTTGGAGCGGAAGCTAAACTTTGAACAGCAGCGTTCTGATTTGTGGGAAAAACTGTATATTGAGGCaaaagatcaaaatggaaaacaaaaaactgatggaaaaaagaaaggcagcaGAGGAAACCACAAGGCTAAAAATAAGtcaaaggaaacatttttggGTTCAGTTAAGGAAACATTTGATGCCATGAAGAATTCTACCAAGGAGTTTGTGAGGCatcataaagaaaaaatcaaacaggCTAAAGAAGCTgtgaaagaaaatctgaaaaaattctCAGATTCAGTTAAATCCACTTTCAGGCATTTCAAAGATACCACCAAGAATATCTTTGATGAAAAGGGCAATAAAAGATTTGGTGCTACAAAAGAACCAGCAGCTAAAAAACCAACAACAGTTTTTAGTGAATATTTACATCCACAGTATAAGGCACGTACACAAAACCAGAGGAGTAGAGGCCCTACTAcgcacagagaaggaaggaaagaaaaaccagtTCACTTTgaagaatttggaaaaaatacaaattcacaGAAATGCAGTGCTGAGCATGACTGTAGAGAAAACTCTTTCAGAAAGGCTTGTTCTAGTGTATTTGAATGTGCTCAACAGGAATCcattaatctttttaatattaaacTCTTGAATCCTGTAAGGATAGATGAATTTAGACAGTTAGTTGAAAGGTATTTATTAGAAAAACTGGATAGTTTTCATCATTGGAAAGAACTTGATCAATTCATCAATAAGTTTTTCCTAAATGGTGTCTTCATACATGATCAGAAGCTCTTCACTGACTTTGTTAATGATGTTAAAGATTATCTTAAAGACATGAAGGACTATCAAGTAGATAATGATGGAGTGTTTGAGAAGTTGGatggatatatatatagacacTTCTTTGGTCACACTTTTCCCCCTCCATATGGACCCAG TCGACCAGATAAAAAGCAACGTATGGTAAATATTGAAAACTCCAGGCATCGAAAACAAGAGCAGAAGCACCCTCAGCCACAACCTTATAAAAGGGAAGGTAAATGGCATAAATATGGTCGCAATAATGGAAGACACATGGCAAATCTTGAAATAGAATTGGGGCAATTACCTTTTGATCCTAAATATTGA
- the CCPG1 gene encoding cell cycle progression protein 1 isoform X8, whose amino-acid sequence MSENSSDSDSSCGWTVINHEGSDIEMVNSEHGTASDSSEPTPERSSLEQEELQVLQLEQGESSQNGTVLMGETAYPALEEMKSALEGEEEKLPEDNVYFGTVSDDSDIVTLEPPKLEEIGNQEEALIVKEAQSPEDFNMGSSSSSQYTFCHPETVFSSQPSDDESSSDETSHQPSPAFRRRRARKKTVSSSESEEQLLPEQETEPSKELYKRQFSSGLNKCVILALVIAISMGFGHFYGKHGGDKGEGTIQIQKRQQLVRKMHEDELNDMKDYLSQCQQEQESFIDYKSLKENLARCWTLTEAEKMTFETQKKNLDTENQYLRISLEKEEKALSSLQEELRKLREQIRILEDKGTSTELVTENQKLKQHLEEEKLKTHSFLNQRETLLAEAKMLRRELERERLITTALRVELQQLSSSQSYGNTDSPDILTEKKEIEILRERLTELERKLNFEQQRSDLWEKLYIEAKDQNGKQKTDGKKKGSRGNHKAKNKSKETFLGSVKETFDAMKNSTKEFVRHHKEKIKQAKEAVKENLKKFSDSVKSTFRHFKDTTKNIFDEKGNKRFGATKEPAAKKPTTVFSEYLHPQYKARTQNQRSRGPTTHREGRKEKPVHFEEFGKNTNSQKCSAEHDCRENSFRKACSSVFECAQQESINLFNIKLLNPVRIDEFRQLVERYLLEKLDSFHHWKELDQFINKFFLNGVFIHDQKLFTDFVNDVKDYLKDMKDYQVDNDGVFEKLDGYIYRHFFGHTFPPPYGPSRPDKKQRMVNIENSRHRKQEQKHPQPQPYKREGKWHKYGRNNGRHMANLEIELGQLPFDPKY is encoded by the exons ATGTCTGAAAATTCCAGTGACAGTGATTCATCTTGTGGTTGGACTGTCATCAATCATGAG GGGTCTGATATTGAGATGGTGAACTCTGAACATGGTACAGCCAGTGACAGTTCTGAGCCCACCCCAGAACGTTCATCTTTAGAGCAAGAGGAGCTACAAGTATTGCAGTTAGAGCAGGGAG AGAGCAGCCAAAATGGCACAGTGTTAATGGGAGAAACTGCTTATCCAGCTTTGGAGGAAATGAAGTCAGCACTTGAG ggagaggaagaaaagttaCCTGAAGACAATGTCTATTTTGGAACTGTCAGTGATGATTCTGATATTGTTACCCTTGAGCCACCTAAGTTAGAAGAAATTGGAAATCAAGAAGAAGCTCTAATTGTTAAAGAAGCACAGAGTCCAGAAGATTTTAATATGGGCTCTTCCTCCAGCAGCCAGTATACATTCTGTCATCCAGAAACTG tattttcatCTCAGCCTAGCGATGACGAATCAAGTAGTGATGAAACCAGTCATCAGCCCAGTCCCGCCTTTAGACGTCGCCGTGCTAGGAAGAAGACTGTTTCTAGTTCAGAATCTGAAGAACAGCTGCTTCCTGAACAAGAAACTGAACCCTCTAAGGAGCTATATAAACGCCAATTCAGTAGTGGTCTCAATAAATGTGTTATACTTGCTTTGGTGATTGCAATCAGCATGGGATTTGGACATTTCTATG gTAAACATGGAGGTGACAAAGGAGAAG gcACAATACAGATTCAGAAGCGTCAGCAGTTAGTGAGAAAGATGCATGAAGATGAATTGAATGATATGAAGGATTATCTTTCCCAGTGTCAGCAGGAACAAGAGTCTTTTATAGATTATAAG tCATTGAAGGAAAACCTTGCAAGGTGTTGGACCCTTACTGAAGCAGAGAAGATGACCTTTGAAACTCAGAAAAAGAACCTTGATACAGAAAATCAGTATTTAAGAATATctctggagaaggaagaaaaagcctTATCTTCATTGCAGGAAGAGTTAAGGAAACTAAGGGAACAGATTAGGATATTGGAAGATAAAGGGACAAGTACAGAATTAGTTACAGAAAATCAGAAACTTAAGCAGCATTTGgaagaagaaaagctgaaaacaCATAGCTTCCTTAATCAGAGGGAGACTCTTTTGGCAGAAGCAAAGATGCTAAGGAGGGAACTGGAGAGAGAACGACTAATAACCACGGCTTTAAGGGTGGAACTCCAGCAGTTAAGCTCTAGTCAGTCATATGGCAACACAGACTCTCCTGATATATTgactgaaaaaaaggaaatagaaatcttACGAGAAAGACTCACTGAGTTGGAGCGGAAGCTAAACTTTGAACAGCAGCGTTCTGATTTGTGGGAAAAACTGTATATTGAGGCaaaagatcaaaatggaaaacaaaaaactgatggaaaaaagaaaggcagcaGAGGAAACCACAAGGCTAAAAATAAGtcaaaggaaacatttttggGTTCAGTTAAGGAAACATTTGATGCCATGAAGAATTCTACCAAGGAGTTTGTGAGGCatcataaagaaaaaatcaaacaggCTAAAGAAGCTgtgaaagaaaatctgaaaaaattctCAGATTCAGTTAAATCCACTTTCAGGCATTTCAAAGATACCACCAAGAATATCTTTGATGAAAAGGGCAATAAAAGATTTGGTGCTACAAAAGAACCAGCAGCTAAAAAACCAACAACAGTTTTTAGTGAATATTTACATCCACAGTATAAGGCACGTACACAAAACCAGAGGAGTAGAGGCCCTACTAcgcacagagaaggaaggaaagaaaaaccagtTCACTTTgaagaatttggaaaaaatacaaattcacaGAAATGCAGTGCTGAGCATGACTGTAGAGAAAACTCTTTCAGAAAGGCTTGTTCTAGTGTATTTGAATGTGCTCAACAGGAATCcattaatctttttaatattaaacTCTTGAATCCTGTAAGGATAGATGAATTTAGACAGTTAGTTGAAAGGTATTTATTAGAAAAACTGGATAGTTTTCATCATTGGAAAGAACTTGATCAATTCATCAATAAGTTTTTCCTAAATGGTGTCTTCATACATGATCAGAAGCTCTTCACTGACTTTGTTAATGATGTTAAAGATTATCTTAAAGACATGAAGGACTATCAAGTAGATAATGATGGAGTGTTTGAGAAGTTGGatggatatatatatagacacTTCTTTGGTCACACTTTTCCCCCTCCATATGGACCCAG TCGACCAGATAAAAAGCAACGTATGGTAAATATTGAAAACTCCAGGCATCGAAAACAAGAGCAGAAGCACCCTCAGCCACAACCTTATAAAAGGGAAGGTAAATGGCATAAATATGGTCGCAATAATGGAAGACACATGGCAAATCTTGAAATAGAATTGGGGCAATTACCTTTTGATCCTAAATATTGA
- the CCPG1 gene encoding cell cycle progression protein 1 isoform X13 has protein sequence MSENSSDSDSSCGWTVINHEGSDIEMVNSEHGTASDSSEPTPERSSLEQEELQVLQLEQGESSQNGTVLMGETAYPALEEMKSALEGEEEKLPEDNVYFGTVSDDSDIVTLEPPKLEEIGNQEEALIVKEAQSPEDFNMGSSSSSQYTFCHPETVFSSQPSDDESSSDETSHQPSPAFRRRRARKKTVSSSESEEQLLPEQETEPSKELYKRQFSSGLNKCVILALVIAISMGFGHFYGTIQIQKRQQLVRKMHEDELNDMKDYLSQCQQEQESFIDYKSLKENLARCWTLTEAEKMTFETQKKNLDTENQYLRISLEKEEKALSSLQEELRKLREQIRILEDKGTSTELVTENQKLKQHLEEEKLKTHSFLNQRETLLAEAKMLRRELERERLITTALRVELQQLSSSQSYGNTDSPDILTEKKEIEILRERLTELERKLNFEQQRSDLWEKLYIEAKDQNGKQKTDGKKKGSRGNHKAKNKSKETFLGSVKETFDAMKNSTKEFVRHHKEKIKQAKEAVKENLKKFSDSVKSTFRHFKDTTKNIFDEKGNKRFGATKEPAAKKPTTVFSEYLHPQYKARTQNQRSRGPTTHREGRKEKPVHFEEFGKNTNSQKCSAEHDCRENSFRKACSSVFECAQQESINLFNIKLLNPVRIDEFRQLVERYLLEKLDSFHHWKELDQFINKFFLNGVFIHDQKLFTDFVNDVKDYLKDMKDYQVDNDGVFEKLDGYIYRHFFGHTFPPPYGPSRPDKKQRMVNIENSRHRKQEQKHPQPQPYKREEPVDL, from the exons ATGTCTGAAAATTCCAGTGACAGTGATTCATCTTGTGGTTGGACTGTCATCAATCATGAG GGGTCTGATATTGAGATGGTGAACTCTGAACATGGTACAGCCAGTGACAGTTCTGAGCCCACCCCAGAACGTTCATCTTTAGAGCAAGAGGAGCTACAAGTATTGCAGTTAGAGCAGGGAG AGAGCAGCCAAAATGGCACAGTGTTAATGGGAGAAACTGCTTATCCAGCTTTGGAGGAAATGAAGTCAGCACTTGAG ggagaggaagaaaagttaCCTGAAGACAATGTCTATTTTGGAACTGTCAGTGATGATTCTGATATTGTTACCCTTGAGCCACCTAAGTTAGAAGAAATTGGAAATCAAGAAGAAGCTCTAATTGTTAAAGAAGCACAGAGTCCAGAAGATTTTAATATGGGCTCTTCCTCCAGCAGCCAGTATACATTCTGTCATCCAGAAACTG tattttcatCTCAGCCTAGCGATGACGAATCAAGTAGTGATGAAACCAGTCATCAGCCCAGTCCCGCCTTTAGACGTCGCCGTGCTAGGAAGAAGACTGTTTCTAGTTCAGAATCTGAAGAACAGCTGCTTCCTGAACAAGAAACTGAACCCTCTAAGGAGCTATATAAACGCCAATTCAGTAGTGGTCTCAATAAATGTGTTATACTTGCTTTGGTGATTGCAATCAGCATGGGATTTGGACATTTCTATG gcACAATACAGATTCAGAAGCGTCAGCAGTTAGTGAGAAAGATGCATGAAGATGAATTGAATGATATGAAGGATTATCTTTCCCAGTGTCAGCAGGAACAAGAGTCTTTTATAGATTATAAG tCATTGAAGGAAAACCTTGCAAGGTGTTGGACCCTTACTGAAGCAGAGAAGATGACCTTTGAAACTCAGAAAAAGAACCTTGATACAGAAAATCAGTATTTAAGAATATctctggagaaggaagaaaaagcctTATCTTCATTGCAGGAAGAGTTAAGGAAACTAAGGGAACAGATTAGGATATTGGAAGATAAAGGGACAAGTACAGAATTAGTTACAGAAAATCAGAAACTTAAGCAGCATTTGgaagaagaaaagctgaaaacaCATAGCTTCCTTAATCAGAGGGAGACTCTTTTGGCAGAAGCAAAGATGCTAAGGAGGGAACTGGAGAGAGAACGACTAATAACCACGGCTTTAAGGGTGGAACTCCAGCAGTTAAGCTCTAGTCAGTCATATGGCAACACAGACTCTCCTGATATATTgactgaaaaaaaggaaatagaaatcttACGAGAAAGACTCACTGAGTTGGAGCGGAAGCTAAACTTTGAACAGCAGCGTTCTGATTTGTGGGAAAAACTGTATATTGAGGCaaaagatcaaaatggaaaacaaaaaactgatggaaaaaagaaaggcagcaGAGGAAACCACAAGGCTAAAAATAAGtcaaaggaaacatttttggGTTCAGTTAAGGAAACATTTGATGCCATGAAGAATTCTACCAAGGAGTTTGTGAGGCatcataaagaaaaaatcaaacaggCTAAAGAAGCTgtgaaagaaaatctgaaaaaattctCAGATTCAGTTAAATCCACTTTCAGGCATTTCAAAGATACCACCAAGAATATCTTTGATGAAAAGGGCAATAAAAGATTTGGTGCTACAAAAGAACCAGCAGCTAAAAAACCAACAACAGTTTTTAGTGAATATTTACATCCACAGTATAAGGCACGTACACAAAACCAGAGGAGTAGAGGCCCTACTAcgcacagagaaggaaggaaagaaaaaccagtTCACTTTgaagaatttggaaaaaatacaaattcacaGAAATGCAGTGCTGAGCATGACTGTAGAGAAAACTCTTTCAGAAAGGCTTGTTCTAGTGTATTTGAATGTGCTCAACAGGAATCcattaatctttttaatattaaacTCTTGAATCCTGTAAGGATAGATGAATTTAGACAGTTAGTTGAAAGGTATTTATTAGAAAAACTGGATAGTTTTCATCATTGGAAAGAACTTGATCAATTCATCAATAAGTTTTTCCTAAATGGTGTCTTCATACATGATCAGAAGCTCTTCACTGACTTTGTTAATGATGTTAAAGATTATCTTAAAGACATGAAGGACTATCAAGTAGATAATGATGGAGTGTTTGAGAAGTTGGatggatatatatatagacacTTCTTTGGTCACACTTTTCCCCCTCCATATGGACCCAG TCGACCAGATAAAAAGCAACGTATGGTAAATATTGAAAACTCCAGGCATCGAAAACAAGAGCAGAAGCACCCTCAGCCACAACCTTATAAAAGGGAAG AGCCCGTTGACTTGTGA